The following coding sequences lie in one Fusarium poae strain DAOMC 252244 chromosome 1, whole genome shotgun sequence genomic window:
- a CDS encoding hypothetical protein (MEROPS:MER0016159) has product MKPPQPSPNGQPAPDSPAKPKRKNLNPQALVSKFWKKYHSRTPGKVTSIFPQSLYDSLLTDADSSEPQTRNAAQSYEAAAKNCRARVRAIVKECERTNSKFSDPDFDVESDFASHQDNCLFGLVRNTCHICGSDSEDDEDIEYGSTSDARRTKKPRDRKAVDNPRSKKRDRNMDNLRGDGPYHGGFFCRQKRPGSVHRIPWIFENPQFTIDGFSSSDIKQGATGNCWWLAALATIAHRKDLMKKICVARDEECGVYGFVIYRDGEWISTVVDDNLYLKHRDFGEDSQVYDATLKKARQYKKQKQTGSEALYFAKCEDPNETWLPLLEKAFAKVHGDYQSMEGGWAGTAVEDLTGGVATVVAGNRVLRKERLWREMLGSDGEDGEFVFGLSAGGPGDEHKNGIVLQHAYSVLRVAEVQNEDGTKFRLVKIRNPWGQRSEAGQGEWHGPWSDGSKEWTPYMIKKLKHEFGDDGVFWMSFNDMLDNFKWMYRTRLFDERWTVAQQWLSVSISWLTGYLKKKFVIEVKEEGMVVIVLSQLDERYFTDLKGQYEFTLNFLIKSSESKDTICAVRPVHQWDRRSINCEVELEPGTYEVIPKIMAERLVWRPRVEKMVKRAADENPKKLRQIGLQYDLAHAKGGILDEDEALRKKREAKKKKELKGKEQEVKKKHMAEAMARMEEAMVAMRNEYNQYLNERENEKDKENEEEPAVEEEEKKNDDDEPEPKEPAVETKDKADQAPPGFWPDDSPSKDDLDVSKHPETSVEPRKASSSHDTNEAKDERKRMPFRAPSSRGNRQGISPPPIPYQYQYQDQSPLRNNRRMTMTDYSMDPYPVFTPPTEPTSESDLDNSASGSGSDTTSDDNDSSSSDSDDMGLYPRRKFRSRKKQPWNAVCVIGLRVYAQHAGIKVCLADQKHDEATELVAPEASSAAGPTE; this is encoded by the exons ATGAAACCTCCACAACCGTCTCCCAATGGCCAACCAGCCCCAGACTCTCCTGCCAAACCCAAACGCAAGAACCTTAACCCTCAAGCTCTTGTCTCAAAGTTCTGGAAAAAGTATCACTCCAGAACTCCCGGCAAGGTAACCTCTATTTTCCCTCAGAGTCTATACGACTCTCTCCTTACAGATGCGGACTCGTCCGAGCCCCAAACTCGAAACGCGGCGCAGAGCTACGAGGCTGCTGCTAAGAACTGCCGTGCTCGAGTTCGTGCCATAGTCAAAGAGTGCGAGCGTACCAATTCCAAGTTCAGCGATCCGGACTTTGATGTCGAGTCCGATTTTGCGTCGCACCAAGATAACTGTCTCTTTGGCCTCGTCAGGAATACCTGCCATATCTGCGGAAGCGATAGcgaagatgacgaggatatAGAGTACGGCTCCACGAGCGATGCTCGACGAACCAAGAAACCACGCGATCGTAAAGCCGTTGATAATCCAAGAAGCAAGAAGCGTGATCGTAACATGGACAACCTGCGGGGAGACGGCCCTTACCACGGGGGCTTTTTCTGCCGGCAAAAAAGGCCTGGTTCAGTTCACCGTATCCCTTGGATCTTTGAAAACCCCCAGTTCACTATCGACGGCTTTTCCAGCTCAGACATCAAGCAGGGTGCGACCGGTAACTGCTGGTGGCTGGCTGCTCTCGCAACCATCGCCCATCGCAAAGACCTGATGAAAAAGATATGCGTTGCCCGGGATGAAGAATGCGGCGTCTATGGTTTCGTCATCTACCGTGATGGAGAGTGGATATCGACTGTCGTGGACGACAACCTGTATTTGAAGCACAGGGACTTTGGAGAGGACAGCCAAGTCTACGACGCAACCCTCAAGAAGGCGCGTCAGTACAAAAAGCAGAAGCAAACAGGTTCCGAAGCTTTGTACTTTGCCAAATGCGAGGACCCCAACGAGACCTGGTTGCCCCTGCTGGAGAAAGCA TTTGCCAAAGTTCATGGCGATTACCAGTCCATGGAAGGCGGATGGGCTGGAACAGCTGTCGAGGATCTCACAGGCGGTGTAGCCACAGTAGTCGCGGGAAATAGAGTTCTTCGCAAAGAGAGACTGTGGCGAGAAATGCTTGGATCAGATGGCGAAGATGGAGAGTTTGTCTTTGGTCTGTCTGCTGGTGGACCAGGAGACGAACATAAGAACGGGATTGTCCTACAGCATGCTTATTCAGTGCTCAGAGTCGCCGAGGTGCAGAACGAAGACGGTACTAAGTTTCGCCTGGTCAAGATTCG AAACCCCTGGGGACAGAGGTCCGAAGCCGGTCAAGGCGAGTGGCATGGTCCATGGTCAGATGGCTCCAAAGAGTGGACTCCGTACAtgatcaagaagctcaagcacGAGTTCGGCGACGACGGAGTCTTTTGGATGTCGTTTAATGATATGCTCGACAACTTCAAATGGATGTACAGAACCCGACTCTTTGATGAGCGATGGACTGTGGCTCAGCAGTGGTTGAGTGTCAGTATCTCGTGGCTTACCGGCTACCTTAAGAAGAAGTTTGTTATTGAGGTCAAGGAAGAGGGCATGGTGGTTATTGTTCTTTCACAG CTTGACGAACGCTACTTTACCGACCTTAAGGGACAGTACGAGTTTACTCTAAATTTTCTCATCAAGTCCTCGGAAAGTAAGGACACCATCTGCGCCGTGCGTCCAGTGCACCAATGGGATCGACGTTCGATCAACTGCGAAGTCGAACTAGAGCCGGGCACCTATGAAGTCATTCCCAAGATCATGGCGGAACGACTCGTTTGGCGGCCAAGAGTGGAAAAAATGGTCAAAAGAGCTGCAGATGAGAACCCGAAGAAGCTACGACAGATCGGTCTACAGTACGATCTAGCCCACGCAAAGGGTGGAATCTTAGATGAGGACGAAGCTCTTCGCAAGAAACGTGAGgctaagaagaagaaggaactcAAGGGTAAGGAGCAAgaggtcaagaagaagcacatGGCTGAGGCGATGGCACGGATGGAGGAGGCGATGGTGGCTATGAGGAACGAGTACAATCAGTACCTCAACGAGAGAGAGAACGAAAAGGACAAGGAGAATGAAGAAGAGCCTGctgtggaggaggaagagaagaagaatgacgacgacgaaccTGAGCCCAAGGAACCTGCAGTCGAGACTAAAGACAAAGCGGACCAGGCGCCTCCAGGGTTTTGGCCAGATGATTCTCCCAGCAAGGACGACCTGGACGTTTCGAAACATCCCGAAACATCAGTCGAGCCAAGGAAGGCGTCGTCTTCCCATGATACGAATGAGGCGAAGGATGAAAGGAAACGAATGCCTTTCCGAGCCCCATCTTCTCGTGGTAACCGTCAGGGTATCTCGCCACCACCGATCCCGTATCAATACCAGTATCAAGACCAGAGTCCTCTTCGCAACAACAGGCGAATGACCATGACTGACTACAGCATGGACCCATACCCTGTGTTTACACCACCCACAGAACCAACGTCGGAGTCGGATCTTGACAACTCAGcttctggttctggttccGACACGACGTCTGACGACAACGATTCGTCGAGCTCGGACAGCGATGATATGGGCCTCTACCCGCGTCGAAAGTTTCGCTCGCGCAAGAAGCAACCCTGGAATGCCGTGTGCGTGATCGGCCTTCGTGTCTATGCGCAGCACGCAGGCATCAAGGTATGTCTCGCTGACCAGAAGCATGACGAGGCTACTGAGCTTGTCGCACCAGAGGCAAGCAGCGCGGCTGGTCCGACCGAGTAG
- a CDS encoding hypothetical protein (SECRETED:SignalP(1-16)~CAZy:CE5): MLYTSIIVALVPFAVAGPIAPRTGLGSGLPGLGGGSGSGLPSLPSLGGGSGSGLPKLPGLGGDSDSDSGSGLPSLPGLGGGSGSGGLPSLPSLGGGSGSGGLPSLPGLGGDSGSGSGLPSLPGLGGGSDSGSGLPSLPGLGGGSGGLPSIPGLGGDDSSDESPSATAPSVVAPTASPQTSPTPLTGSTGGSAGTGGTASRRGFFDGGSSGGASGSPLSGFLGSGGSSSGGSSGGSSGGSSGGSSGGSSGGSSGDSSSGGASSSPFGSFLGSGAGGLGGSTKNDLSGECKDVTVIFARGTTEAGNVGTAAGPPFFKALGEKIGQDKLAVQGVDYSASVAGIMQMGDKAGSEKMASLVTEAAKKCPKTKIVMSGYSQGAMLVHNAARALPAETTAKVAAVLNFGDPFQKQAIQGVSADKVKIICHAGDGVCAGTAAITPDHLTYSKDAAAAAEFVASKVQ, translated from the exons ATGCTTTACACATCTATCATCGTTGCTCTTGTTCCTTTCGCAGTGGCTGGTCCCATTGCTCCCCGAACcggccttggcagcggacTTCCTGGCCTCGGAGGTGGTTCTGGCTCTGGTCTCCCCAGTCTCCCCAGTCTTGGAGGTGGCTCTGGCTCCGGTCTGCCCAAGCTTCCCGGCCTAGGAGGTGACTCTGATTCTGATTCTGGTTCGGGTCTTCCTAGTCTCCCCGGCCTTGGAGGTGGTTCCGGTTCTGGTGGTCTTCCTAGCCTTCCCAGTCTTGGTGGCGGTTCTGGATCTGGTGGTTTGCCTAGCCTCCCAGGCCTTGGAGGCgactctggctctggctccgGCCTTCCCAGTCTCCCTGGACTTGGAGGTGGCTCCGACTCCGGCTCCGGCCTACCTAGTCTTCCTGGACTTGGAGGTGGCTCTGGCGGTCTCCCCAGCATCCCCGGACTTGGAGGAGATGACTCCTCAGATGAGTCTCCCAGCGCTACTGCTCCCAGCGTTGTGGCTCCTACTGCTTCTCCTCAGACCTCCCCTACTCCTCTCACTGGCTCTACCGGAGGATCTGCTGGTACGGGTGGCACTGCCTCTCGCCGCGGCTTCTTTGATGGAGGTTCATCCGGAGGTGCATCTGGCTCTCCCCTCTCTGGCTTCCTGGGATCCGGCGGCTCTTCTTCTGGCGGTTCTTCTGGCGGTTCTTCTGGCGGTTCTTCTGGTGGCTCTTCCGGTGGCTCTTCCGGTGGCTCTTCCGGAGACTCTTCTTCCGGAGGTGCGTCTAGCTCTCCCTTTGGCAGTTTCCTAGGATCCGGTGCCGGCGGACTTGGTGGTTCTACTAAGAACGACCTCAGCGGCGAGTGCAAGGACGTCACTGTCATCTTTGCCCGTGGTACCACCGAGGCCGGCAACGTCGGTACGGCTGCCGGACCTCCCTTCTTCAAGGCCCTTGGTGAGAAGATTGGCCAGGACAAGCTCGCCGTTCAGGGTGTAGACTACAGCGCCAGCGTTGCTGGTATCATGCAGATGGGCGATAAGGCCGGCTCTGAAAAGAT GGCGAGCCTTGTCACGGAGGCTGCTAAGAAGtgccccaagaccaagattgTCATGTCTGGATACTCCCAGGGAGCTATGCTTGTGCACAACGCGGCCAGGGCTCTTCCTGCTGAGACCACTGCCAAGGTTGCTGCCGTTCTCAACTTCGGCGACCCTT TCCAGAAGCAGGCCATCCAGGGCGTCTCGGCTGACAAGGTCAAGATCATCTGCCACGCTGGCGATGGCGTCTGCGCCGGTACTGCTGCCATCACTCCCGATCACCTCACCTACAGCAaggatgctgctgctgctgctgagttTGTTGCCAGCAAGGTGCAATAA
- a CDS encoding hypothetical protein (MEROPS:MER0033274~TransMembrane:4 (o14-30i51-68o88-107i114-130o)~BUSCO:12787at5125~CAZy:CE10) — MIDHVLGRPSVKSRRLQVLAVLTFWSAYLVKGHKHGPPGAQFFSRLFSRRLTPWQTVVITMIYLYAARNFSTLVGLASPEPLANMYDATYYRATWVLTALDAGFWTAMKIKTKWLRDMASIVFSLFYLVAAEKADEKVRKVRGTITVEHLRVSWNKGTSPYLSFFQGLMRPRFMRWPPRQIRIPRPSDSDYKEPVLAWLYYDGPLSDLERHDRIILDIPGGGFVAMDPRCNDDKLFSWAAKSGLPILSLDYKKAPEFPYPYALNECFDVYRTIINTKGRCVGLPGTEVPRVIVTGDSAGGNLAVAATLMIMETRHPEFRRPGQADLPAPDGLICFYPALDMNIGNWMTDEQMSLIKDRKMRKTNRRIMRRKSMQYNELVGTPHHSDDEEEGSPPPDTKLNGKLKGLTTKEALIAASQGPKSPHPEFSHVGPRSLSFPKEAPEANGKNSSHHVEPMKTRLATSSMISYFNDRVLTPEMMRAMIILYIGAHNRPDFSQDYLLSPVLAPEALLVDFPKTSFMTGERDPLVDDTVIFAGRLRRAKEAAFAQDQAGNNGAEFNDRDAAEVMLIPGTSHGFMQFPTVYPPAWRHFERCVEWFDQLFEHAHVMRVRKDRQSRAAKSQTNGFGVNGDGRHHQRTESSGEEDKPLEISMTKMNQRRSSNQPSPPIQKQDSVSSEVNDGSGSGDTTPRAYTNGYPLANGNKKNASRRKSVGLNKSKNRNKSLVKLKSSDDLLGRRMQGLASGLTGMVGDDD, encoded by the exons ATGATAGATCACGTCTTGGGACGACCCTCGGTCAAGTCTCGAAGGCTTCAAGTCCTAGCAGTCCTGACATTTTGGTCCGCCTATCTAGTCAA AGGCCACAAACATGGTCCTCCTGGCGCTCAGTTCTTCTCGAGACTCTTCTCCAGGCGTCTCACACCATGGCAAACCGTCGTCATAACCATGATCTACTTATACGCCGCTCGCAACTTCAGTACCCTCGTCGGTCTCGCCAGTCCAGAGCCCTTGGCCAACATGTATGACGCCACCTACTACCGGGCCACATGGGTTTTGACCGCGCTGGACGCTGGCTTCTGGACAGCTATGAAGATAAAGACAAAGTGGCTGCGCGACATGGCTAGCATCGTCTTTTCGCTCTTCTACCTCGTCGCTGCTGAAAAGGCCGACGAGAAAGTTCGCAAGGTCAGAGGTACGATCACGGTCGAGCATCTGCGCGTGTCCTGGAATAAAGGCACCTCGCCGTATTTGAGTTTCTTCCAAGGACTGATGCGACCGCGTTTTATGCGGTGGCCCCCGAGGCAAATTCGGATCCCCAGGCCTTCCGATAGCGATTATAAAGAGCCTGTCCTTGCATGGCTGTATTACGATGGACCTTTGTCGGACCTCGAGCGTCATGATAGGATAATTCTGGATATACCGGGTGGTGGTTTTGTTGCTATGGACCCTCGCTGCAACGATGACAAGTTATTCTCGTGGGCGGCTAAATCAGGACTACCTATTCTGAGTCTCGACTACAAAAAGGCACCCGAGTTCCCATATCCGTATGCGCTTAACGAGTGCTTCGACGTTTACAGGACtatcatcaacaccaagggTCGATGTGTTGGACTACCAGGAACGGAAGTCCCCCGAGTCATCGTCACGGGTGATAGTGCTGGGGGTAATCTTGCAGTTGCGGCAACTTTGATGATTATGGAAACAAGACATCCGGAATTCCGAAGACCAGGACAGGCAGACCTGCCAGCTCCGGATGGGCTCATCTGCTTCTACCCTGCGCTGGACATGAACATTGGTAACTGGATGACTGACGAACAAATGTCACTCATCAAAGATCGCAAGATGAGAAAGACAAATCGCAGAATCATGCGACGAAAAAGTATGCAATACAACGAGTTGGTGGGAACTCCTCACCACTctgatgacgaagaagaggGATCGCCACCACCCGACACGAAGTTGAATGGAAAGTTGAAAGGCTTGACGACAAAAGAGGCTCTAATTGCGGCTTCTCAAGGACCCAAGAGCCCGCATCCAGAGTTCTCGCACGTTGGACCTCGATCTTTGAGCTTTCCAAAGGAAGCCCCAGAAGCCAACGGAAAGAATTCATCTCACCATGTTGAACCGATGAAGACAAGACTGGCCACATCGTCAATGATCTCCTACTTTAACGATCGAGTGCTCACACCAGAAATGATGAGAGCAATGATCATCTTGTATATCGGTGCACACAACCGCCCTGATTTCAGCCAAGACTATCTACTAAGCCCTGTTCTTGCACCCGAAGCCTTGCTAGTTGACTTCCCCAAGACATCCTTCATGACGGGAGAACGAGACCCTCTTGTCGATGACACAGTCATTTTTGCAGGAAGACTTCGCCGCGCGAAAGAAGCTGCGTTCGCACAGGATCAAGCAGGAAACAACGGAGCAGAGTTCAACGACCGTGATGCTGCTGAAGTGATGCTGATCCCTGGAACGTCTCATGGCTTTATGCAGTTCCCGACTGTATACCCTCCTGCTTGGAGACACTTTGAACGATGCGTTGAATGGTTTGATCAGCTTTTTGAACACGCACATGTCATGCGCGTGCGGAAAGATAGACAATCCCGAGCTGCAAAATCGCAGACTAATGGTTTCGGTGTGAACGGTGATGGACGACATCACCAACGCACAGAGTCCAGCGGAGAAGAAGATAAGCCGCTAGAGATTAGCATGACAAAGATGAATCAGCGACGAAGTTCGAACCAACCCTCGCCGCCTATACAGAAACAAGACTCTGTGTCGTCGGAAGTGAACGACGGCAGTGGGAGCGGAGACACGACACCGCGAGCGTACACAAATGGATATCCTCTTGCGAATGGCAATAAGAAGAACGCATCTCGACGGAAGAGCGTGGGTTTGAACAAAAGTAAGAATAGAAACAAGAGTCTTGTCAAGCTCAAAAGCTCTGATGATCTGCTTGGCCGACGTATGCAGGGTCTTGCAAGTGGATTGACAGGGATGGTAGGTGATGATGATTGA
- the ARG8 gene encoding acetylornithine aminotransferase (BUSCO:28108at5125), translated as MAMRLPLRARLASSCAAVARPRIVRRGLASLPNADVASDSKSAAMVGEHAPYMVATYARPPPVFIKGKGSWLWDAEDRKFLDFTAGIAVNGLGHCDPEFTRIMTEQAQTLVHASNLYYNPWTGALSKLLVEKTLESGAMHNVASVFVCNSGSEANEAAIKFARKAGKIVDPSGEKVEIVSFNNGFHGRTMGSLSATPNPKYQKPFSPMVPGFKTGDYNDISGIDALVTEKTCGVIVEPIQGEGGVTPAKEEFLVALAKRCRDVGAVLIYDEIQCGLGRTGTFWAHGNLPKEAHPDILTTAKALGNGFPIGAVLVTQDVADKMKVGDHGTTFGGNPLACRLAHYIVGRLADKQLQADVKAKSEIFKKRFAKLQNQYPDLVKEVRGRGLILGLQLSEDPSPIIKAARERGLLIITAGTNTLRFVPSLTVTDEEINQGLDIVEAAIAATR; from the exons ATGGCTATGCGACTCCCCCTCCGAGCTCGATTGGCCAGCTCCTGTGCGGCCGTCGCCCGTCCTCGTATCGTTCGTCGAGGCCTTGCTTCGCTGCCAAATGCCGACGTCGCGTCCGATTCCAAGAGCGCTGCCATGGTGGGCGAGCATGCGCCTTATATGGTTGCCACATATGCTCGTCCCCCGCCTGTATTTATCAAGGGAAAGGGCTCATGGCTTTGGGATGCGGAGGATCGCAAGTTTCTTGATTTTACTGCCGGCATCGCTGTCAATGGTCTTGGCCACTGCGATCCCGAGTTTACTCGCATCATGACCGAGCAG GCTCAAACCCTCGTTCACGCTTCCAACCTCTACTACAACCCATGGACCGGCGCTCTATCGAAGCTCCTCGTCGAAAAGACCCTTGAGTCTGGCGCCATGCACAACGTCGCCTCAGTGTTTGTGTGCAACTCCGGATCCGAAGCCAACGAAGCCGCCATCAAGTTCGCCCGAAAAGCCGGTAAGATTGTCGACCCTTCAGGCGAGAAAGTCGAGATTGTCTCCTTCAACAATGGCTTCCACGGCCGAACAATGGGCAGTTTGTCCGCGACCCCGAACCCCAAGTACCAGAAGCCCTTCTCTCCCATGGTCCCTGGCTTCAAGACTGGCGATTACAACGACATTTCGGGTATCGATGCGCTGGTCACTGAGAAGACGTGCGGTGTTATCGTGGAGCCTATCCAGGGTGAGGGTGGTGTTACACCTGCGAAGGAGGAGTTCCTCGTTGCGCTCGCTAAGCGATGTCGCGATGTTGGTGCTGTTCTCATCTACGACGAGATTCAGTGCGGTCTCGGTCGTACAGGCACATTCTGGGCTCACGGCAACTTGCCCAAGGAGGCTCACCCCGATATCCTCACAACAGCCAAGGCTCTCGGCAACGGATTCCCCATCGGTGCTGTTCTGGTGACACAGGATGTCGCTGATAAGATGAAGGTTGGTGACCACGGCACCACCTTTGGCGGAAACCCTCTAGCCTGCCGACTTGCACACTACATCGTTGGCCGCCTTGCCGACAAGCAGCTCCAAGCTGATGTCAAGGCCAAGTCAGAAATTTTCAAGAAGCGCTTCGCCAAGCTACAGAACCAATATCCCGATCTCGTCAAGGAGGTCCGTGGTCGAGGTTTGATTCTCGGTCTCCAATTGTCTGAGGATCCTTCGCCTATCATCAAGGCTGCTCGTGAGCGTGGTCTGCTCATCATTACCGCCGGTACCAACACATTGCGATTTGTGCCTAGTCTGACTGTGACGGATGAGGAGATTAACCAGGGACTGGATATCGTGGAGGCTGCTATTGCTGCTACTCGATAA
- the ATG27 gene encoding type II membrane protein (SECRETED:SignalP(1-21)~TransMembrane:1 (n6-16c20/21o275-295i)~BUSCO:35554at5125): protein MYRPDLLAVLLPLLAVPAIAAETLDCAKIRADGHTFDLSKLGGPHSVVTTRYKPNPAGHYNTTYTLDICKPLKKSGGSKSECPNGTRVCAITHLLKSDGDKKEEDEVTDIVAIAGNLENAGGSRFEWTPTRLSTAESDSDKKKEGLRLVLTGGKDPLSGPSKEKTDQKAIVEFLCDPDKEGTEGEWVSEEKYEKRADEKKDDDKKEDGGDKDEGESTLEHQLKHENASLIWDGFENEKDARILRLTWHTKYACEKREESGGGGSDDNGGNSSSHWGFFTWFVLIAFLLIAGYLIFSSWINFTRYGARGWDLLPHSDTIRDIPYLLKDFIRRILNTVQGTGSRGGYSAV from the exons ATGTATCGGCCGGATCTACTGGCAGTTTTACTGCCTCTCCTGGCTGTGCCAGCTATCGCTGCAGAAACCCTTGACTGTGCAAAGATTCGTGCTGATGGACACACATTCGATCTTTCTAAGCTTGGTGGACCGCATTCAGTTGTGACGACGCGGTACAAGCCCAACCCAGCGGGGCATTATAACACAACTTATACATTAGATATTTGCAAGCCATTGAAAAAAAGCGGAGGAAGCAAGTCGGAATGCCCAAACGGCACTCGAG TTTGCGCCATCACACATCTTCTCAAGTCTGACGGtgacaagaaagaagaggacgagGTCACGGACATCGTCGCGATTGCAGGAAACCTCGAGAATGCTGGTGGATCTCGATTCGAATGGACCCCTACGAGACTTAGCACGGCCGAGTCGGACtcggacaagaagaaggagggtTTACGACTTGTTCTCACGGGAGGCAAGGATCCTTtatcaggcccttcaaaggAGAAGACCGATCAAAAGGCCATCGTTGAATTTCTTTGCGACCCTGACAAGGAAGGAACAGAAGGCGAGTGGGTTTCCGAAGAAAAGTACGAGAAACGAgccgatgagaagaaggacgacgataagaaagaagatggcggTGACAAGGACGAGGGCGAATCTACTCTCGAGCATCAGCTCAAGCATGAAAATGCTTCCCTTATCTGGGATGGTTTTGAAAATGAGAAGGACGCCAGAATTCTGCGCTTGACATGGCATACCAAATATGCTTGTGAAAAGCGAGAGGAGAGCGGTGGCGGTGGCAGCGACGATAACGGAGGTAACTCCAGCTCCCACTGGGGATTCTTCACCTGGTTTGTCCTCAT CGCTTTCTTACTCATCGCTGGTTACCTCATCTTCTCGTCCTGGATCAACTTCACCCGCTACGGCGCTAGAGGTTGGGATCttctccctcacagtgaCACCATTCGCGACATTCCTTACCTACTCAAGGACTTTATTCGCCGGATCCTAAACACTGTGCAAGGAACGGGCAGCCGAGGCGGATACAGTGCTGTTTAA
- a CDS encoding hypothetical protein (TransMembrane:1 (i18-37o)~BUSCO:36540at5125): protein MSPDHGSSRSRRGVWSHWVPLAVTLTVATVGVAAWVWSQRKDADEEDDNGLDYSDHARGGNNQPYGSRDVGSRDIQGPEKPPRPDGQSHGIAHANEEETGGGWGSRVTGALRRTPSPQQFFDSTGKTVAAGVAAASAAMGKALASIREEDKSPFDDTNPWQEEEEEAKNERAPADTSSQHIGGSRRRKTVAIVVSAETGAVPEEEDPFHEHASILSHIPRHIDHSKVKLFVLIYAPGLKESALDTANSNLPPPSLSSSFSNIGHDQVQTPAEESKNQLESASPAFNSIYSQALGLVEKETMVLPFTTSNGHVHILRHLQPEVIYLQKALSGQDGSIITTLQTWLRHDVILVVGADGGSGGLADSESEAERSSNSKEWWQRSERVGRGRGVVVVDSMRLNDDWARRVQGRE from the exons ATGTCGCCCGACCATGGATCGTCGCGCTCGCGACGAGGAGTTTGGAGCCACTGGGTGCCTCTCGCAGTTACACTTACTGTCGCAACTGTAGGTGTGGCTGCTTGGGTATGGAGTCAACGAAAGGACGccgacgaagaagacgacaaTGGCCTTGATTACAGTGACCATGCCCGTGGAGGTAACAATCAACCATATGGCTCCCGCGATGTCGGCTCGCGCGACATTCAAGGACCGGAGAAGCCACCACGACCTGATGGTCAAAGCCACGGAATTGCGCATGCGAATGAAGAAGAAACCGGCGGAGGCTGGGGTTCGCGTGTGACTGGTGCTCTGCGACGAACACCGAGCCCGCAGCAGTTCTTCGACTCGACAGGTAAGACTGTGGCGGCTGGTGTCGCAGCTGCAAGCGCAGCTATGGGCAAGGCTTTAGCCTCCATTCGCGAGGAGGACAAGAGCCCCTTTGACGATACCAACCCCTggcaagaggaagaagaagaagctaagAATGAACGAGCGCCCGCCGATACGTCGTCCCAACACATCGGCGGCAGTAGGCGACGCAAGACGGTTGCGATTGTGGTGTCTGCCGAGACAGGCGCCGTgcctgaagaggaggatcCTTTCCATGAGCACGCT TCTATCCTCTCCCACATCCCTCGACACATCGATCACTCCAAGGTCAAGCTATTCGTTCTGATCTACGCCCCTGGTTTGAAGGAATCCGCTTTGGATACTGCTAATAGTAACCTTCCGCCACCTTCGCTAAGCTCTTCATTTTCTAACATTGGACACGATCAAGTTCAAACGCCTGCTGAAGAGTCAAAGAACCAGCT TGAATCCGCAAGCCCTGCTTTCAACTCGATCTATTCGCAGGCATTGGGTTTGGTTGAGAAGGAAACCATGGTTCTCCCTTTCACGACTTCAAACGGCCATGTCCACATCCTGCGACACCTTCAACCAGAAGTGATCTATCTTCAAAAAGCCCTTTCTGGTCAGGATGGCAGCATCATCACGACTCTTCAGACCTGGCTTCGACATGACGTCATTTTGGTTGTTGGTGCAGATGGTGGTTCTGGAGGTTTGGCAGATAGTGAATCTGAGGCTGAGCGATCTAGCAATAGTAAAGAGTGGTGGCAGCGATCCGAACGAGTCGGAAGGGGACGTGGAGTTGTGGTTGTTGATAGTATGAGGCTAAACGACGATTGGGCGCGTCGAGTTCAAGGACGTGAGTGA